The segment GGATGAAATTGACCGGCTAACCAAGGTTGTCAATCAGCTTTTGCAATTTGCAAAACCTGGCAGTGAGATAAAAACCAGTATAAAGTTAAAGGATGTGATCTTTTCTACGCTCATTGTGCTGAATCACGAAGCAAAGCAAAATAAGATTGCGATAAATCATCAGATACCCGATGACCTGCCGGCAATCAGCGCCGATGAGGGAGCTTTAAAAGAGATATTTTTTAATGTACTTCACAATGCTATTCAGGCAATGCCGCTTGGCGGAGAAATACTCATCTCTGCAAGTTATTTGGACCGTAATCACATAATCAGGGTAACAATAGCTGACACAGGGCCCGGAATACCACAGGAATCCCTTAAAAAAATCTTTGAACCTTTCTATACAACAAAACAAACAGGCACAGGGTTGGGACTTTCAATTGTTAAAAAGATACTGGAAGATATGGAGGCCACTATCCATGCCGAAAGTAACGGAAACGGGGCATTATTTGTAATACACTTTCCGGTAAGGGAACTTATGCCGGTACAGGAATGAAATTTATGATAAAACCATCAATATTAATTGTCGATGATGAAAAAGCTGCACGGTACGGGATGAGAAAGATCCTTCAAAAGGAGGAAAACTGTATTATCTATGAGGCAAGGGACGGCGCCAGCGCAATGCACATTATAAGAACATCACAACCGGCATTGGTATTTCTTGATATAAACATGCCCCAGATTGACGGCATGAAGGTACTGGAAATGATTAATACCATGAGAAACCCTCCCCTCGTAGTTGTTGTTACTGCCTATGGCTCTGAAAAAATCGCCGTTGAAGCCATGAAGAAGGGGGCATACGATTATATCTCGAAGCCGTACGATATCGATGAATTGAGGATTATTGTGAAAAACGTCTTTGAAAGACTTGCCTTACAGGAAGAAAATATCCGGCTCAGGATGGAGATAGGACGGCTGGAGGGTATGGGTGAGATTATTGGCCAAAGTGAACCTATGAGAGATGTTTTTGATAAGATTGAAAAAATAGGCGCAACAGACGTAACAGTGCTCATTCAGGGAGAAAGTGGCTGCGGGAAGGAACTCGTTGCACGCGAAATTCATAAAAGGAGTAAACGCAGGAATGAGCCCTTTATTATTATGAATTGCGCTGCCGTGCCGGAAACGTTGATTGAAAGCGAACTTTTTGGACACGAAAGGGGGGCTTTTACCGGCGCTGCGGAAAGACGGCTGGGTAAATTTGAACTGGCTCACAGGGGAACGATTTTCCTTGATGAAATCGGCGATATGAGCCTCAGCACGCAATCAAAACTTTTACGGGTATTGCAGGAGCAAAGATTTGAACGGCTGGGTG is part of the Candidatus Jettenia sp. AMX2 genome and harbors:
- a CDS encoding sigma-54 dependent transcriptional regulator; the encoded protein is MIKPSILIVDDEKAARYGMRKILQKEENCIIYEARDGASAMHIIRTSQPALVFLDINMPQIDGMKVLEMINTMRNPPLVVVVTAYGSEKIAVEAMKKGAYDYISKPYDIDELRIIVKNVFERLALQEENIRLRMEIGRLEGMGEIIGQSEPMRDVFDKIEKIGATDVTVLIQGESGCGKELVAREIHKRSKRRNEPFIIMNCAAVPETLIESELFGHERGAFTGAAERRLGKFELAHRGTIFLDEIGDMSLSTQSKLLRVLQEQRFERLGGSETLSVDVRVVSATHRYLEEAIEENRFREDLYYRINVVNIKLPPLRYRKEDIPLLTKRFIQYFSQKHQKRITTISNEAMKLLVSYNWPGNVRQLKNVVESSIVLSDGEILDKLDLPEELRCPGESVPVLQHVDYSLSFRDAKKILIENFERDFIKKKLEECGWNISRTAEALDMHRQNLQQKMRDLCITKESIHDHNTR